One Kribbella sp. NBC_00662 genomic region harbors:
- a CDS encoding methyltransferase: MSELTGYDVDGLRTAFESAGYTVDGVADRLGEQANGALGRNETAPAYRRTGSGDALDTMIRLFLLQRPVPETLVSKAFPGIDLVALGIVTTSSGEARAVLDIRPFAEDEREWWVVADPTPGLDGRREPMRSDYVLGIAPASLSLIHLTVPIKADRALDIGTGCGIQSLHLADRVNQLVATDVNPRALQLARWTAALNRIDLDVRDGSLYEPVRGERFDLIVSNPPYVISPPGGDLTYRETGYAGDAVVEQLIKQATDHLTDGGWCQLLANWTCVRGEDWQDRIATWTADRSAWAVQREQLDPSEYVELWLRDAGLHGSPQYTDRYDEWMRYLDDRSVEAIGMGWITLHNVEGTLTAESWPYEIERPIGPYVVHRFERLEGLPADLTSLHLQVADDVIQETTGQPGAEDPATIVLRRQRGMRRAEQVDTVLAGFVGACDGDLSTGQILAALADLMDRPVVDVLSDYLPQIRNLVVEGFLNY, encoded by the coding sequence GTGAGTGAGCTGACGGGGTACGACGTGGACGGGCTGCGGACGGCGTTCGAGTCCGCGGGGTACACCGTGGACGGGGTTGCCGACCGGCTCGGTGAGCAGGCGAACGGGGCGCTGGGGCGGAACGAGACGGCGCCGGCGTACCGTCGTACCGGGTCCGGGGATGCGCTCGACACAATGATTCGGCTGTTCCTGCTGCAACGGCCCGTGCCTGAAACGCTTGTGAGCAAGGCGTTTCCGGGTATCGATCTGGTTGCCCTGGGCATCGTCACGACGTCGAGTGGCGAGGCGAGGGCAGTGCTCGACATCCGGCCGTTCGCGGAGGACGAGCGGGAGTGGTGGGTGGTTGCCGACCCCACCCCGGGCCTCGACGGTCGCCGGGAGCCGATGCGCTCCGACTATGTGCTCGGCATCGCCCCGGCCAGTCTCAGCCTCATTCACCTCACGGTCCCGATCAAGGCCGACCGGGCGCTCGACATCGGCACCGGATGCGGCATCCAGTCGCTCCACCTGGCCGACCGGGTCAACCAGCTCGTCGCCACCGACGTCAATCCGCGTGCCCTGCAGCTCGCCCGGTGGACGGCGGCGCTCAACCGCATCGACCTCGACGTACGTGATGGCAGTCTGTACGAGCCGGTCCGCGGTGAGCGGTTCGATCTGATCGTCAGCAACCCGCCGTACGTGATCTCTCCGCCCGGTGGCGACCTGACCTACCGCGAGACCGGGTACGCCGGTGACGCGGTCGTCGAGCAACTCATCAAGCAGGCGACGGACCACCTGACCGACGGCGGCTGGTGCCAGCTGCTCGCCAACTGGACCTGCGTGCGCGGCGAGGACTGGCAGGACCGGATCGCCACATGGACGGCGGATCGGTCGGCCTGGGCCGTCCAGCGCGAGCAGCTCGACCCGTCCGAGTACGTCGAACTCTGGCTGCGCGACGCCGGCCTGCACGGCTCACCGCAGTACACCGACCGGTACGACGAGTGGATGCGCTACCTGGACGACCGCAGCGTCGAAGCGATCGGCATGGGCTGGATCACGCTGCACAACGTCGAAGGCACCCTTACCGCCGAGTCCTGGCCGTACGAGATCGAGCGTCCGATCGGTCCGTACGTCGTGCACCGCTTCGAACGTCTGGAAGGCCTACCCGCCGACCTGACGTCGCTGCATCTGCAAGTGGCCGACGACGTCATCCAGGAGACCACTGGTCAGCCAGGCGCCGAGGACCCGGCCACCATCGTCCTGCGGCGCCAGCGTGGCATGCGCCGCGCAGAGCAGGTCGACACCGTCCTCGCGGGCTTCGTCGGGGCGTGCGACGGCGACCTGAGCACCGGCCAGATCCTCGCCGCCCTCGCGGATCTCATGGACCGGCCAGTGGTCGACGTACTCTCCGACTATCTTCCGCAGATCAGAAACCTTGTCGTAGAAGGCTTCCTCAACTACTGA
- a CDS encoding diguanylate cyclase produces the protein MRETSGVTARIAAAMTRAQSGSPAEAALELNELLAELDPEPSHERAAAEYVRAVAAHHATDSVEALDAVDACIRVARAIDEPGWEANAIAVRIVTLIRTGEGGDSVADLVAAENALSRTRDLGLAGWAHTGLGYAYDLLRLYELCIPHFELAAEGDHDPLGLPEGPAINRLNLAESNLRWAHELERLGDTSYDEEIKERRQAAHRWAGEAVDAILAADLLGYWPMVGRMWLAASNDAGDAAEAAVILKDCRDQVAKLGDLELAAIAGAYLARAYLTLGRIDDAMEAAGRSASELPPTSDPPVEALIRHTAVQIVAASGDAGASSGLQYARAISRGWWAERLRGLYAVRSALANHELSIRHDAEWRAAREDPLTGVGNRRALDERMSVARDSGRSVAVIAIDVDNLKVVNDSYGHACGDEVLRRVGQLLKEQCRAEDVVARAGGDEFVVVLDNPDERGAPELVERIKTAADREAAQALAPWFAMLRLSVGQASSTDGTSVTDLLTEADRRMYAEKRRRRRAAQ, from the coding sequence GTGCGCGAGACGTCGGGGGTGACGGCGCGGATCGCGGCGGCGATGACGCGGGCGCAGTCGGGCAGTCCGGCCGAGGCTGCGCTCGAGCTCAACGAGCTGCTCGCCGAGCTGGATCCGGAGCCGAGTCACGAGCGGGCCGCGGCCGAGTACGTGCGAGCCGTCGCGGCGCATCACGCCACCGACTCGGTCGAGGCACTGGACGCCGTCGATGCCTGTATCCGGGTCGCGCGCGCGATCGACGAGCCGGGCTGGGAGGCGAACGCGATCGCGGTGCGGATCGTCACGCTTATCCGCACCGGCGAGGGCGGTGACTCGGTCGCTGATCTGGTCGCCGCGGAGAACGCCCTGTCCCGGACCCGCGACCTCGGCCTGGCCGGCTGGGCGCACACCGGCCTCGGCTACGCCTACGACCTGCTCCGGCTGTACGAACTGTGCATCCCGCACTTCGAGCTCGCCGCGGAGGGTGATCACGATCCGCTCGGTCTGCCCGAAGGGCCCGCGATCAACCGGCTGAACCTGGCCGAGTCGAACCTGCGCTGGGCGCACGAGCTCGAGCGGCTCGGCGACACGTCGTACGACGAGGAGATCAAGGAGCGCCGTCAGGCCGCGCACCGGTGGGCGGGTGAGGCGGTCGATGCGATCCTGGCGGCCGACCTGCTCGGGTACTGGCCGATGGTGGGGCGGATGTGGCTGGCGGCGAGCAACGACGCCGGCGATGCGGCCGAGGCGGCGGTGATCCTGAAGGACTGCCGCGACCAGGTGGCGAAGCTCGGCGATCTCGAGCTGGCCGCGATCGCGGGCGCGTACCTGGCCAGGGCGTACCTGACGCTAGGCCGGATCGACGACGCGATGGAGGCCGCGGGCCGGTCGGCGAGCGAACTTCCGCCGACGTCGGATCCGCCGGTCGAGGCGCTGATCCGGCACACCGCCGTACAGATCGTGGCCGCGTCAGGCGATGCCGGTGCGTCCAGCGGGCTGCAGTACGCGCGGGCGATCAGCAGAGGGTGGTGGGCGGAGCGGTTGCGCGGGTTGTACGCCGTACGGAGTGCGCTGGCGAATCATGAGCTCTCGATCCGGCACGACGCCGAATGGCGAGCTGCCCGTGAGGATCCGCTGACCGGCGTGGGCAATCGGCGCGCGCTGGACGAGCGGATGTCGGTGGCGCGCGATTCCGGTCGATCGGTTGCCGTCATCGCGATCGATGTGGACAACCTGAAGGTCGTGAACGACAGCTACGGACATGCGTGCGGAGACGAGGTACTGCGGCGCGTCGGGCAGCTGCTGAAGGAGCAGTGCCGCGCGGAGGACGTGGTGGCGCGGGCGGGCGGTGACGAGTTCGTCGTCGTACTGGACAACCCGGACGAGCGGGGTGCACCCGAGCTGGTCGAGCGGATCAAGACGGCCGCGGATCGGGAGGCGGCGCAGGCGCTGGCGCCATGGTTCGCGATGCTGCGGTTGAGCGTCGGGCAGGCGAGTAGCACGGACGGTACGTCGGTCACCGACCTGCTGACCGAGGCCGATCGGCGCATGTACGCCGAGAAGCGCCGTCGCCGGCGCGCCGCTCAGTAG
- a CDS encoding cytochrome P450, with amino-acid sequence MVATYLKRWVGNRILSRTTRKGGLDLSKMRMFPSSVSMPLRRQGLDPVPELAEVRETEPVHKLAHLFGLNVWVVSGHAEAKAVLADTTNFSNDIRPLVGSDPNKPSEGIGGLGFTDPPDHTRLRKLLTPEFTKRKLARLEPAIEKIVNDQLDQMEAKGPVVDIVADFAFNVPFLLIADLLGVEEQDRDRFRALGPARFDLSGGGIGVFGSASESRDFLFEIVRKQRSNPGDGLIGSIIREQGDDLDDIELGGLADGVFLGGYETSASMLALGTLVLLRDPQNFELIRNEPGAVDVIVEELLRYLTVVQVAFPRFARHDQELFGQQVKKGDLVAVSLSGADRDKQIFGADAEDFYPRRTVSAAHLAFGHGMHRCVGAELARMELRAAFSALAHRFPDLSLAVPEEQLRFRDFSIVYGVESLPVQLHAASTNQAAV; translated from the coding sequence ATGGTTGCGACATACCTGAAGAGATGGGTCGGCAACCGCATTCTGAGTAGGACCACCCGCAAGGGTGGTCTCGACCTGTCGAAGATGCGGATGTTTCCCAGCTCGGTCTCGATGCCGCTGCGACGGCAGGGTCTCGACCCGGTGCCGGAGCTCGCGGAGGTGCGGGAGACCGAGCCGGTGCACAAACTGGCCCACCTGTTCGGGCTGAATGTATGGGTGGTCAGTGGGCACGCCGAGGCGAAGGCTGTGCTCGCCGACACGACGAACTTCAGCAACGACATCCGGCCGCTGGTCGGCTCGGACCCGAACAAGCCGTCGGAGGGTATCGGCGGGCTCGGCTTCACCGATCCGCCGGACCACACGCGGCTGCGGAAGCTGCTCACCCCCGAATTCACCAAGCGCAAGCTGGCCCGGCTCGAGCCGGCGATCGAGAAGATCGTCAACGACCAGCTGGACCAGATGGAGGCCAAGGGGCCGGTCGTCGACATCGTCGCCGACTTCGCGTTCAACGTGCCGTTCCTGCTGATCGCGGACCTGCTCGGGGTCGAGGAGCAGGACCGCGATCGTTTCCGTGCGCTCGGGCCGGCGCGATTCGACCTGTCCGGTGGCGGGATCGGAGTGTTCGGGTCGGCTTCGGAGTCGCGGGACTTCCTGTTCGAGATCGTCCGCAAGCAGCGGAGCAACCCGGGTGACGGGCTGATCGGGTCGATCATTCGCGAGCAGGGTGACGATCTCGACGACATCGAGCTCGGCGGCCTGGCCGACGGGGTGTTCCTCGGTGGGTACGAGACGTCGGCGAGCATGCTCGCGCTCGGCACGCTGGTGCTGCTGCGCGACCCGCAGAACTTCGAGCTGATCCGCAACGAGCCGGGCGCGGTCGACGTGATCGTCGAGGAGCTGCTGCGGTACTTGACGGTTGTCCAGGTCGCGTTCCCGCGGTTCGCGCGGCACGACCAGGAGCTGTTCGGCCAGCAGGTGAAGAAGGGCGACCTCGTCGCGGTCTCGCTGTCCGGCGCGGACCGCGACAAGCAGATCTTCGGGGCTGATGCCGAGGACTTTTATCCGCGCCGTACGGTGTCGGCCGCTCATCTCGCCTTCGGCCACGGCATGCACCGGTGCGTGGGTGCCGAGTTGGCGCGGATGGAACTGCGCGCCGCATTCTCGGCGTTGGCCCACCGCTTCCCGGACCTGTCCCTCGCCGTACCTGAAGAACAGCTCCGCTTCCGAGACTTCTCCATCGTCTACGGCGTCGAATCCCTCCCCGTCCAACTCCACGCGGCGTCGACCAACCAGGCCGCCGTCTAA
- a CDS encoding DUF2785 domain-containing protein, with translation MIDWAQVREAGYAVPEGRSTGELVAELVGMLRSPDPVVRDRQAYAVLATWIGRGVLTADELRALGDEMVPRFGDPEIQARTFAPLILDCIVSAGVYEPHWVPPFERWYVAEEDLRGHDEKLGWLHAVAHGADLLGTLGLHEAVEPMQMLRLGIGRLLTPTSYVLRDMEDDRLGYALAATLTRDDLTESDAVEWLDPVIRALSNPPAEGITPEVTNTIRTLRVVYVLADHGLRVGDEKKLTSIPHLEQVKTKLADVFRIVTPYYL, from the coding sequence ATGATCGATTGGGCGCAGGTGCGCGAGGCGGGCTACGCGGTCCCCGAGGGCCGCTCCACGGGCGAGCTGGTGGCCGAGCTGGTGGGCATGCTGCGGTCGCCGGATCCCGTCGTACGGGATCGCCAGGCGTACGCCGTACTCGCGACCTGGATCGGGCGTGGTGTGCTGACGGCCGACGAACTGCGGGCGCTCGGCGACGAGATGGTTCCACGGTTCGGGGATCCGGAGATCCAGGCGCGGACGTTCGCGCCGTTGATCCTCGACTGCATCGTGTCCGCCGGGGTCTACGAGCCGCACTGGGTGCCCCCGTTCGAGCGCTGGTACGTCGCCGAGGAGGACCTGCGCGGGCACGACGAGAAGCTCGGCTGGCTGCATGCGGTGGCGCATGGGGCCGACCTGCTCGGGACGCTCGGGCTGCACGAGGCGGTCGAGCCGATGCAGATGCTGCGGCTCGGGATCGGGCGGTTGCTGACGCCCACGTCGTACGTGCTGCGCGACATGGAGGACGACCGGCTCGGGTACGCGCTGGCGGCGACGCTGACGCGCGACGACCTGACCGAGTCCGACGCGGTCGAATGGCTCGACCCGGTGATCCGCGCGCTCTCGAACCCGCCCGCCGAGGGGATCACTCCCGAGGTGACGAACACTATCCGGACGTTGCGGGTTGTATACGTGCTGGCCGATCACGGTCTGCGGGTCGGCGATGAGAAAAAGCTCACCTCGATCCCGCACCTCGAACAGGTCAAGACGAAGCTGGCCGACGTGTTCCGGATCGTCACGCCGTACTATCTCTGA
- a CDS encoding diguanylate cyclase, with protein MGTGDVLTARIAAAMTAAQSGGHASAAAEIEAIRAELGEVPSYRLAAVEYVRGVSAHHASDADEALRAVDACIEVARAIDEPGWEANALPIRIINLARSGRGGDTVNDLVAAEAALSRTKDPGLTAWAHTGLGYAYDVLRLFELCIPHYELATGLDADVFELAESEAIDRLNLAETYLRWAHELERLGDPLYTREIEERLASAAYWAREAERVIVDDESQEFWRLSARLWLAAAATAEDPARAVAELTEIRDEISKLGETERLAIAGAYLARALKAQGKFEQAKAAADRAADDLIPLADPSTHVLVLQTRSEIDAVDGTPGGIAGLEYARSVARGWWKERQRALNAVRHALAVHDLPARHDAEWHAARQDPLTGVGNRRALDERLTAARDSGRAVTLLAIDVDNLKIVNDTFGHACGDELLQVVANLLVEQARATDAVVRSGGDEFFVVLDQPDAKGGAQLAERIRIAVESIATATEKPWLRRLGLSLGYAATAEGLGVEQLIARADVRLYEDKRRNR; from the coding sequence ATGGGGACGGGCGATGTGTTGACCGCCCGGATCGCCGCCGCGATGACCGCCGCCCAATCGGGTGGGCATGCGAGTGCCGCGGCGGAGATCGAGGCGATCCGGGCCGAGCTGGGTGAGGTGCCGAGCTACCGGCTGGCCGCCGTCGAGTACGTGCGCGGCGTGTCGGCCCACCACGCGAGTGACGCCGACGAGGCGCTGCGGGCGGTCGACGCCTGTATCGAGGTCGCTCGCGCGATCGACGAGCCAGGCTGGGAAGCGAACGCGCTCCCGATCCGCATCATCAACCTCGCCCGCAGCGGCCGTGGCGGCGACACGGTCAACGATCTGGTCGCGGCTGAAGCGGCCTTGAGCCGGACCAAGGACCCGGGACTGACGGCCTGGGCGCACACCGGGCTCGGTTACGCGTACGACGTCCTGCGGCTGTTCGAGCTCTGCATCCCGCACTACGAGCTCGCGACAGGGCTCGACGCGGACGTGTTCGAGCTGGCCGAGTCCGAGGCGATCGACCGGCTGAACCTCGCCGAGACCTATCTCCGCTGGGCACACGAACTCGAGCGGCTCGGCGATCCTTTGTATACAAGGGAGATCGAGGAGCGGCTGGCGTCAGCGGCGTACTGGGCGCGCGAAGCCGAGCGGGTGATAGTGGATGACGAGAGCCAGGAGTTCTGGCGTCTCAGCGCCCGTCTGTGGCTTGCGGCGGCCGCTACTGCCGAGGACCCGGCCCGCGCGGTCGCCGAGCTGACCGAGATTCGCGACGAGATCAGCAAACTGGGCGAGACCGAGCGGCTCGCGATCGCCGGCGCCTACCTGGCCAGGGCCTTGAAGGCGCAGGGGAAGTTCGAGCAGGCCAAGGCCGCGGCGGACCGGGCGGCCGACGACCTGATTCCGTTGGCCGACCCATCGACGCATGTCCTGGTGCTTCAGACCCGTTCGGAGATCGACGCTGTCGACGGGACGCCAGGAGGCATTGCAGGCCTGGAATACGCACGGTCGGTCGCGCGCGGCTGGTGGAAGGAGCGGCAGCGGGCGCTGAACGCCGTACGGCATGCGCTTGCTGTGCACGATCTTCCGGCCCGGCACGACGCCGAGTGGCACGCGGCGCGGCAGGATCCGCTGACCGGTGTGGGGAATCGCCGTGCGCTGGACGAGCGGCTGACCGCGGCCCGCGATTCCGGACGTGCGGTCACCTTGCTGGCCATCGATGTGGACAACCTGAAGATCGTCAACGACACCTTCGGGCACGCCTGCGGGGACGAATTGCTGCAGGTTGTGGCAAATCTCCTGGTAGAACAGGCGCGAGCGACCGATGCCGTGGTTCGATCGGGTGGCGACGAGTTCTTCGTGGTCCTCGACCAGCCCGACGCCAAGGGCGGCGCCCAGCTGGCCGAGCGGATCCGGATCGCCGTCGAGTCGATCGCGACGGCGACGGAGAAACCGTGGCTGCGCCGGCTCGGGCTGAGCCTCGGGTACGCCGCAACCGCCGAGGGTCTCGGCGTCGAGCAACTGATCGCGCGGGCGGATGTGCGCCTTTACGAGGACAAGCGCCGCAACAGGTGA
- a CDS encoding N-acetyltransferase family protein, which translates to MADAAEVVRIRDAVPGDGDALAELHARSRAVYYGAGGHDVAAVPDEGYREAWRGMVVDSRLAVLVAVVGDDIVGVLTLDANGVFPTNAPDETRVRLVGIFVEPDRWSSGVGSALMGRFVSVARRADAVGEVDVWERNSRAIRFYERHGWTRDGTSRPGPAGADYVGFVHLP; encoded by the coding sequence ATGGCAGACGCAGCTGAGGTGGTCCGCATTCGGGACGCAGTGCCTGGTGACGGTGATGCGCTTGCGGAGCTGCATGCGCGGTCGCGGGCTGTGTACTACGGTGCGGGCGGCCATGACGTGGCAGCGGTTCCTGATGAGGGGTATCGGGAGGCGTGGCGCGGGATGGTGGTGGATTCTCGGCTTGCCGTTCTGGTGGCCGTTGTGGGCGACGACATCGTCGGTGTGCTCACGCTGGATGCCAACGGAGTGTTCCCGACCAATGCTCCTGACGAGACACGCGTCCGGCTCGTGGGGATCTTCGTCGAGCCGGATCGGTGGTCGAGCGGTGTTGGTAGCGCGCTGATGGGACGGTTCGTCTCCGTCGCACGCCGGGCTGATGCTGTGGGCGAGGTGGATGTGTGGGAGCGGAACTCCCGTGCCATCCGGTTCTACGAGCGACACGGCTGGACCCGCGACGGAACGTCGCGTCCAGGTCCGGCCGGAGCAGACTACGTCGGCTTCGTACACCTGCCGTGA
- a CDS encoding TIGR03619 family F420-dependent LLM class oxidoreductase, with product MKFAVAYSTPGQGMDPERLVEFAQHAEAFGFEGLYVPEHVVLYRGASLGGFELPTTLEYADPLDLLMYVTASTERLLLGTAVLLLPYHHPVTLAKRLATIDVLSKGRMRLLTVGLGSLPGEARAVGVDFATRGRRTDEAIDVLRLLWTGGADGVSYSGEFFQFQDLCSFPHPLAPLPIHIGGSSRAAARRAGRRGDGYFPGGALPPAERAAQWDLARETSGRDDLEYTRWASADLTPSALASYERQGVTRLVINAQTPADLTTFAQQFTLL from the coding sequence GTGAAATTCGCCGTTGCTTACAGCACACCGGGACAGGGCATGGATCCGGAGCGGCTGGTGGAGTTCGCCCAGCACGCGGAGGCCTTCGGGTTCGAGGGGCTGTACGTCCCCGAGCACGTCGTCCTCTACCGCGGTGCGTCTTTGGGCGGCTTCGAACTGCCGACGACACTCGAGTACGCCGATCCGCTCGACCTGCTGATGTACGTCACCGCGTCGACGGAGCGTCTCCTGCTGGGTACCGCAGTACTGCTGCTGCCGTACCACCATCCGGTCACCCTTGCGAAGCGTCTCGCCACGATCGACGTGCTGTCGAAAGGCCGGATGCGCTTGCTGACCGTCGGGCTGGGCAGTCTGCCCGGTGAGGCACGCGCCGTCGGCGTCGACTTCGCGACCCGCGGTCGCCGTACGGACGAGGCCATCGACGTACTGCGCTTGCTGTGGACCGGCGGAGCGGACGGGGTGAGCTACTCCGGGGAGTTCTTCCAGTTCCAGGATCTGTGCAGCTTCCCGCATCCGTTGGCCCCGCTGCCGATCCACATCGGTGGCTCGAGCCGCGCGGCCGCCCGCCGAGCCGGCCGCCGCGGCGACGGCTACTTCCCAGGCGGCGCGCTGCCGCCGGCCGAGCGCGCAGCCCAATGGGACCTGGCCCGCGAGACCTCCGGCCGGGACGACCTCGAGTACACCCGCTGGGCCTCAGCCGACCTGACTCCCTCGGCCCTCGCGTCGTACGAACGCCAAGGCGTCACCCGCCTGGTGATCAACGCCCAAACCCCCGCCGACCTGACCACCTTCGCCCAACAATTCACCCTGCTCTGA